From a single Micromonospora carbonacea genomic region:
- a CDS encoding WhiB family transcriptional regulator: protein MSNVRRLPGPIVDLWDWQRLGACRGRDSAQFFHPDGERGSSRLRRESGAKTVCRTCPVRAECAAHALAVREPYGVWGGFSEAERLRLLAVGWEDLADRRQSRVDVARLEARLGRPHKSTVPAQRSVA, encoded by the coding sequence ATGTCGAACGTACGCAGGCTGCCCGGACCCATCGTCGACCTCTGGGACTGGCAGCGGCTCGGTGCCTGCCGGGGCCGCGACAGCGCCCAGTTCTTCCACCCGGACGGCGAGCGCGGCTCCTCCCGGCTGCGCCGGGAGTCCGGCGCCAAGACGGTCTGCCGGACGTGCCCCGTACGTGCCGAGTGCGCCGCGCACGCCCTCGCCGTCCGTGAGCCCTACGGGGTGTGGGGCGGCTTCAGCGAGGCGGAGCGGCTGCGGCTGCTCGCGGTGGGCTGGGAGGACCTGGCCGACCGCCGGCAGTCCCGCGTCGACGTGGCCCGGCTGGAGGCCCGCCTGGGCCGTCCGCACAAGTCCACCGTCCCGGCGCAGCGCAGCGTCGCCTGA
- a CDS encoding helix-turn-helix transcriptional regulator, producing MRTVLVCVRTPLAAQQLNSAAARLGLSAAVRTAVSDPEVMLRLAEGPADVVLADTALTRPDSAGFVRRVLARAPQAAVLLLGAEESEAAAATIGAGARGLIQGTDHDLTSAVAKALLLLSAPGRATRSRVTDPARDAASVGGPARPAPAGRPSAKSSPAWPAGPEEPPGGAPPVVPVQRGDDEVEAGGEGEAPATAGQRPAPARGGRSAIGLTERELQVLLGMAEGKSNAEIGRELFVSEDTVKTHARRLFRKLGARDRAHAVAAGFRAGLVT from the coding sequence GTGCGTACCGTTCTCGTGTGCGTTCGGACACCGCTCGCCGCGCAGCAACTGAACTCCGCGGCGGCGCGGCTCGGACTGTCCGCCGCCGTCCGTACCGCCGTCTCCGATCCCGAGGTGATGCTGCGCCTGGCGGAGGGCCCGGCGGACGTCGTGCTCGCCGACACCGCCCTCACCCGGCCGGACAGCGCCGGCTTCGTCCGGCGGGTGCTGGCCCGCGCCCCGCAGGCCGCGGTGCTGCTGCTCGGCGCGGAGGAGTCCGAGGCCGCCGCCGCGACCATCGGCGCCGGTGCCCGGGGGCTGATCCAGGGCACCGACCACGACCTGACCAGCGCGGTGGCGAAGGCGCTGCTGCTGCTCTCGGCACCGGGCCGCGCGACCCGCAGCCGGGTGACCGATCCGGCCCGCGACGCGGCCTCCGTCGGCGGGCCCGCCCGACCCGCACCGGCCGGCCGGCCCTCGGCCAAGTCCAGCCCGGCCTGGCCGGCGGGGCCCGAGGAGCCGCCCGGCGGCGCGCCGCCGGTGGTGCCGGTGCAGCGCGGCGACGACGAGGTGGAGGCGGGCGGCGAGGGGGAGGCCCCGGCGACGGCGGGGCAGCGCCCCGCCCCGGCCCGGGGCGGCCGCAGCGCGATCGGCCTGACCGAGCGGGAACTCCAGGTGCTGCTCGGCATGGCCGAGGGCAAGAGCAACGCCGAGATCGGCCGCGAGCTCTTCGTCTCGGAGGACACCGTCAAGACGCACGCCCGCCGGCTGTTCCGCAAGCTCGGCGCCCGGGACCGCGCGCACGCGGTGGCCGCCGGCTTCCGCGCCGGCCTGGTCACCTGA
- the guaB gene encoding IMP dehydrogenase yields MDNSPSIDLPAGADTGELGGHLPELPAGSARVVPLGLTFDDVLLQPGESDVVPSRVNTRTRLTRNVELTVPLLSSAMDTVTEARMAIAMARQGGIGVLHRNLSLEDQALQVDLVKRSESGMITNPVTASPDDTLRDVDALCGRYRISGVPVVDGEGQLVGIVTNRDMRFVSEPATPVREIMTRTPLVTAPVGVSKDEALALLRQHKVEKLPIVDGAGRLRGLITVKDFTKSEQYPNATKDDVGRLRVAAAVGVGEDAYKRARALVDAGVDVIIVDTAHGHQRAVLDMVRQLKKDVTIDIVGGNVATYAGAKALVEAGADGVKVGVGPGAICTTRIVAGVGVPQITAIMEAARAARPAGVPVIGDGGIQYSGDIAKALVAGADTVMLGSLLAGCEESPGELIFINGKQYKAYRGMGSLGAMQSRGQAKSYSKDRYFQQDVLAEDKLVPEGVEGQVPYRGPLAAVAHQLTGGLRAAMGYVGAESIPELHRRGQLIRITAAGLKESHPHDIQMTVEAPNYHSR; encoded by the coding sequence GTGGACAATTCGCCCAGCATCGATCTTCCGGCCGGCGCCGACACCGGCGAGCTGGGCGGCCATCTGCCGGAGCTGCCCGCCGGCTCGGCCCGGGTGGTCCCGCTCGGCCTCACCTTCGACGACGTGCTCCTCCAGCCCGGCGAGTCGGACGTCGTGCCCAGCCGGGTCAACACCCGCACCCGGCTCACCCGCAACGTCGAGCTGACCGTCCCGCTGCTGTCCAGCGCGATGGACACGGTCACCGAGGCGCGGATGGCGATCGCCATGGCCCGCCAGGGCGGCATCGGCGTGCTGCACCGCAACCTGTCCCTGGAGGACCAGGCGCTCCAGGTCGACCTGGTCAAGCGCTCCGAGTCCGGCATGATCACCAACCCGGTGACGGCCAGCCCCGACGACACCCTGCGCGACGTCGACGCGCTCTGCGGGCGCTACCGCATCTCCGGCGTCCCCGTGGTCGACGGCGAGGGCCAGCTCGTCGGCATCGTCACCAACCGGGACATGCGCTTCGTCTCCGAGCCGGCCACCCCGGTCCGCGAGATCATGACCCGCACGCCGCTGGTCACCGCCCCGGTCGGGGTCAGCAAGGACGAGGCGCTGGCCCTGCTGCGTCAGCACAAGGTCGAGAAGCTGCCGATCGTCGACGGCGCGGGCCGGCTGCGCGGGCTGATCACCGTGAAGGACTTCACCAAGAGCGAGCAGTACCCGAACGCCACCAAGGACGACGTGGGCCGGCTCCGGGTGGCCGCCGCCGTCGGCGTGGGCGAGGACGCGTACAAGCGGGCCCGGGCGCTGGTCGACGCGGGCGTCGACGTGATCATCGTGGACACCGCCCACGGCCACCAGCGGGCGGTGCTGGACATGGTCCGCCAGCTCAAGAAGGACGTGACGATCGACATCGTCGGCGGCAACGTGGCCACCTACGCCGGGGCGAAGGCCCTGGTCGAGGCCGGCGCGGACGGCGTGAAGGTCGGGGTGGGCCCGGGCGCGATCTGCACCACCCGGATCGTCGCCGGCGTCGGCGTGCCGCAGATCACCGCGATCATGGAGGCGGCGCGGGCCGCCCGCCCGGCCGGCGTGCCGGTCATCGGCGACGGCGGCATCCAGTATTCGGGCGACATCGCCAAGGCCCTCGTGGCCGGGGCCGACACCGTGATGCTCGGCAGCCTGCTGGCCGGCTGCGAGGAGAGCCCCGGCGAGCTGATCTTCATCAACGGCAAGCAGTACAAGGCGTACCGGGGGATGGGCTCGCTCGGCGCGATGCAGTCGCGGGGGCAGGCCAAGTCGTACTCGAAGGACCGCTACTTCCAGCAGGACGTGCTCGCCGAGGACAAGCTGGTCCCGGAGGGCGTCGAGGGCCAGGTGCCCTACCGGGGGCCGCTCGCCGCCGTCGCCCACCAGCTCACCGGCGGGCTGCGGGCCGCGATGGGGTACGTCGGCGCGGAGAGCATCCCCGAGCTGCACCGGCGCGGCCAGCTCATCCGGATCACCGCGGCCGGGCTCAAGGAGAGCCACCCGCACGACATCCAGATGACCGTCGAGGCGCCCAACTACCACTCCCGTTGA
- a CDS encoding DUF5319 domain-containing protein yields the protein MHDEPIDPFNGDPADPAAELHDPADDDTLDPLTEVERQDVLEDLADLEIYQALLAPVGVRGLVIECEDCREPHYFDWDLLRGNLRHLLSSGRPRVHEPAYDPDPDHYVTWDYARGYADGVHDTLTEGTDDDPTP from the coding sequence GTGCACGACGAGCCCATCGACCCGTTCAACGGCGACCCGGCCGATCCGGCGGCGGAGCTGCACGACCCGGCGGACGACGACACGCTCGACCCGCTGACCGAGGTCGAGCGGCAGGACGTGCTGGAGGATCTGGCCGACCTGGAGATCTACCAGGCCCTGCTGGCCCCCGTCGGCGTGCGCGGGCTGGTCATCGAGTGCGAGGACTGCCGCGAGCCGCACTACTTCGACTGGGACCTGCTCCGGGGCAACCTGCGCCACCTGCTCAGCTCCGGCCGTCCCCGGGTGCACGAGCCGGCCTACGACCCGGATCCCGACCACTACGTGACGTGGGACTACGCCCGCGGCTACGCCGACGGCGTGCACGACACCCTCACCGAGGGCACCGACGACGACCCGACCCCCTAG
- a CDS encoding molybdopterin-dependent oxidoreductase, which produces MGTISRGYAALAGITAAAVAIGAAEPVAVLTGPRSAPLVAVGGLVVDTVPEPVKQFGIAVFGTYDKIALLVGTALLLAGFAALLGVLAARRLWFGLAGIGAFAALGVAAALTRAGADATDALPALAGAALGALTLWLLLAGPLHPDPWPWTPPTAAAGKEGPLVNTPLLTRGPSLRPERPERPERAEGRRRFLTGVGALAGAAVVTGLGGHWLAGRRGVAEARQAVALPAPASPAPPVPAGADLSLTQLAPYVSPTSGFYRIDTALVVPQVDPDTWRLRIHGRVRNPIELTFADLLARPMVERYVTLACVSNEVGGDLIGNARWLGVPIRELLDEAQPEEGADQVVGRSVDGWTCGTPTAALRDGRDALLAVGMNGEPLPVEHGFPVRMVVPGLYGYVSACKWVTELELTSFADFDAYWVPRGWSAQGPIKTQSRIDTPRPRNRLTAGPVMVAGVAWAQHRGIRRVEVRVDDGPWREATLAPTVSVDTWVQWSWQWTATPGEHTLQVRATDADGETQTERRQRVDPDGATGWHTVRVTVR; this is translated from the coding sequence ATGGGCACCATCTCGCGCGGGTACGCCGCGCTGGCCGGGATCACCGCCGCCGCCGTGGCGATCGGCGCCGCCGAACCGGTGGCGGTGCTGACCGGCCCCCGGTCGGCCCCGCTGGTCGCGGTCGGCGGGCTGGTCGTCGACACCGTCCCCGAACCGGTCAAGCAGTTCGGCATCGCGGTCTTCGGCACGTACGACAAGATCGCTCTGCTGGTCGGGACGGCGCTGCTGCTGGCCGGCTTCGCGGCGCTGCTCGGCGTCCTCGCCGCGCGCCGGCTGTGGTTCGGCCTGGCGGGCATCGGGGCGTTCGCGGCCCTCGGGGTGGCCGCCGCGCTGACCCGGGCCGGCGCGGACGCCACCGACGCGCTGCCGGCGCTGGCCGGGGCGGCCCTCGGCGCGCTGACGCTCTGGCTCCTGCTGGCCGGCCCCCTGCACCCCGACCCCTGGCCGTGGACCCCGCCCACCGCCGCCGCCGGCAAGGAAGGGCCCCTTGTTAACACCCCCCTGTTAACAAGGGGCCCTTCCTTGCGCCCCGAGCGCCCCGAGCGCCCCGAGCGCGCGGAGGGGCGGCGGCGGTTCCTGACCGGCGTCGGCGCGCTGGCCGGCGCGGCCGTCGTGACCGGGCTGGGCGGGCACTGGCTGGCCGGGCGGCGCGGGGTGGCGGAGGCCCGGCAGGCGGTCGCCCTGCCCGCGCCGGCCTCGCCCGCGCCGCCGGTGCCGGCCGGCGCGGATCTCTCCCTCACCCAGCTCGCCCCCTACGTCAGCCCGACGTCCGGGTTCTACCGCATCGACACCGCGCTGGTGGTGCCCCAGGTGGACCCGGACACCTGGCGGTTGCGCATCCACGGCCGGGTGCGCAACCCGATCGAGCTGACCTTCGCCGACCTGCTGGCCCGCCCCATGGTCGAGCGGTACGTCACCCTGGCCTGCGTGTCGAACGAGGTAGGCGGGGACCTGATCGGCAACGCCCGCTGGCTGGGGGTGCCGATCCGGGAGCTGCTCGACGAGGCGCAGCCGGAGGAGGGCGCGGACCAGGTCGTCGGGCGCTCGGTCGACGGCTGGACGTGCGGCACCCCGACGGCGGCGCTGCGCGACGGCCGCGACGCCCTGCTCGCGGTGGGGATGAACGGCGAGCCGCTGCCGGTGGAGCACGGCTTCCCCGTCCGCATGGTGGTGCCCGGCCTCTACGGCTACGTCTCCGCCTGCAAGTGGGTGACCGAGCTGGAGCTGACCAGCTTCGCCGACTTCGACGCGTACTGGGTGCCCCGGGGCTGGTCGGCGCAGGGGCCGATCAAGACGCAGTCACGGATCGACACGCCCCGCCCGCGCAACCGGCTCACCGCCGGCCCGGTCATGGTCGCCGGGGTGGCCTGGGCGCAGCACCGGGGCATCCGCCGGGTCGAGGTACGCGTCGACGACGGCCCGTGGCGGGAGGCGACGCTCGCCCCGACGGTGTCGGTGGACACCTGGGTGCAGTGGTCCTGGCAGTGGACGGCCACCCCCGGCGAGCACACCCTCCAGGTGCGGGCCACCGACGCCGACGGCGAGACGCAGACCGAGCGCCGGCAGCGGGTCGACCCGGACGGCGCGACGGGCTGGCACACCGTCCGGGTCACCGTGCGCTGA
- the groES gene encoding co-chaperone GroES — MPVTTATKVAIKPLEDRIVVQANEAETTTASGIVIPDTAKEKPQEGTVLAVGPGRIDDKGNRVPIDVKVGDTVLYSKYGGTEVKYAGEEYLVLSARDVLAVIEK; from the coding sequence ATGCCCGTGACTACCGCGACCAAGGTTGCGATCAAGCCGCTCGAGGACCGCATCGTGGTCCAGGCGAACGAGGCTGAGACCACCACGGCGTCGGGCATCGTGATCCCCGACACCGCCAAGGAGAAGCCGCAGGAGGGCACCGTCCTCGCTGTCGGCCCGGGCCGGATCGACGACAAGGGCAACCGCGTGCCGATCGACGTCAAGGTCGGCGACACCGTCCTCTACTCGAAGTACGGCGGCACCGAGGTCAAGTACGCCGGCGAGGAGTACCTGGTGCTCTCCGCCCGCGACGTCCTCGCGGTCATCGAGAAGTAA
- a CDS encoding GuaB3 family IMP dehydrogenase-related protein, with protein MRDVVEIGLGKTAQRGYHLDDIAIVPSRRTRDVDDVSTTWQLDAYQFGIPCVGHPSDATMSPASAVRLGQLGGLGVLNVEGLWTRYENPTKILEELSGLGEDARATKRLQEVYAEPIRPDLIAERVRELRAGGGTVAVRVSPQHTLALAPVILDAGVDILVIQGTIVSAEHVSTTDEPLNLKEFIADLDLPVIVGGCTDYKTALHLMRTGAAGVIVGIGGDGWSTTESVLGIRVPMATAIADAAAARRDYLDETGGRYVHLIADGDIQTSGDIAKALGCGADAVMLGEPLSLCAEAPAGGAWWHSAASHPSLPRGAFEVAGEPLGEMERLLFGPADEPDGQLNLFGGLRRAMAKCGYRDLKEFQKVGLVLDR; from the coding sequence ATGCGTGACGTGGTCGAGATCGGCCTGGGCAAGACCGCGCAGCGCGGTTACCACCTGGACGACATCGCCATCGTGCCGAGCCGCCGCACCCGGGACGTCGACGACGTCTCCACCACCTGGCAGCTCGACGCGTACCAGTTCGGCATCCCCTGCGTGGGGCACCCCTCTGACGCGACGATGAGCCCGGCGTCCGCCGTGCGGCTCGGCCAGCTCGGCGGCCTCGGGGTGCTCAACGTCGAGGGCCTGTGGACCCGGTACGAGAACCCGACCAAGATCCTGGAGGAGCTGTCGGGCCTCGGCGAGGACGCCCGCGCCACCAAGCGGCTCCAGGAGGTCTACGCCGAGCCGATCCGCCCGGACCTCATCGCCGAGCGGGTCCGCGAGCTGCGGGCCGGCGGCGGCACGGTGGCCGTGCGGGTCTCCCCGCAGCACACCCTGGCGCTGGCCCCGGTGATCCTCGACGCGGGCGTGGACATCCTGGTCATCCAGGGCACCATCGTCTCGGCCGAGCACGTCTCCACCACCGACGAGCCGCTCAACCTCAAGGAGTTCATCGCCGACCTCGACCTGCCGGTCATCGTCGGCGGCTGCACCGACTACAAGACGGCGCTGCACCTGATGCGCACCGGCGCGGCCGGTGTGATCGTCGGCATCGGCGGCGACGGCTGGTCGACCACCGAGTCGGTGCTGGGCATCCGGGTGCCGATGGCCACCGCGATCGCCGACGCCGCCGCGGCCCGCCGCGACTACCTCGACGAGACCGGCGGCCGGTACGTGCACCTGATCGCCGACGGCGACATCCAGACCTCCGGCGACATCGCCAAGGCGCTGGGCTGCGGCGCGGACGCGGTGATGCTCGGCGAGCCGCTGTCGCTGTGCGCGGAGGCCCCGGCCGGCGGCGCGTGGTGGCACTCGGCGGCCAGCCACCCGTCGCTGCCGCGCGGCGCGTTCGAGGTGGCCGGCGAGCCGCTCGGGGAGATGGAGCGGCTGCTGTTCGGCCCGGCCGACGAGCCGGACGGCCAGCTCAACCTGTTCGGCGGGCTGCGCCGGGCGATGGCCAAGTGCGGCTACCGCGACCTCAAGGAGTTCCAGAAGGTCGGCCTGGTCCTCGACCGCTGA
- the groL gene encoding chaperonin GroEL (60 kDa chaperone family; promotes refolding of misfolded polypeptides especially under stressful conditions; forms two stacked rings of heptamers to form a barrel-shaped 14mer; ends can be capped by GroES; misfolded proteins enter the barrel where they are refolded when GroES binds), whose translation MAKILSFSDDARHLLEHGVNALADAVKVTLGPRGRNVVLDKKFGAPTITNDGVTIAKEIELTNPYENLGAQLVKEVATKTNDVAGDGTTTATVLAQAMVREGLRNVAAGANPSGLKRGVDAAATKVSEALLDRAVEVAGKESIAHVATISAQDATIGDLIAEAMERVGRDGVITVEEGSALTTELNVTEGLQFDKGFISPNFVTDAEGQEAVLEDPYILITTQKISAIEELLPLLEKVLQNNQPLLIVAEDVEGQALSTLMVNAIRKTIKVCAVKAPGFGDRRKAMLQDMAILTGSELVAPELGYKLDQVGLEVLGTARRVVVDKETTTVVDGGGKANEVADRVAQIRKEIEASDSDWDREKLAERLAKLSGGVAVIKVGAATEVEMKERKHRIEDAIAATKAAVEEGTVPGGGAALAQILSVLDDDLGFTGDEKTGVSIVRKSLVEPLRWIAQNAGHDGYVVVQKVAGSQWGHGLDAAVGDYVDLVKSGIIDPVKVTRNAVTNAASIAGLLLTTESLVVEKPEKAEPAAAGGHGHSHGHGHQHGPGF comes from the coding sequence ATGGCGAAGATCCTGAGCTTCTCGGACGACGCCCGGCACCTGCTGGAGCACGGTGTCAACGCCCTCGCGGACGCGGTCAAGGTCACTCTCGGCCCGCGCGGGCGCAACGTCGTCCTGGACAAGAAATTCGGTGCGCCCACGATCACCAACGACGGCGTGACCATCGCCAAGGAGATCGAGCTCACCAACCCGTACGAGAACCTCGGCGCGCAGCTGGTCAAGGAGGTGGCGACCAAGACCAACGACGTCGCCGGCGACGGGACCACCACCGCGACCGTGCTGGCCCAGGCGATGGTCCGCGAGGGCCTGCGCAACGTGGCCGCCGGAGCCAACCCGTCCGGCCTCAAGCGGGGCGTCGACGCGGCGGCGACGAAGGTCTCCGAGGCGCTGCTCGACCGGGCCGTCGAGGTCGCCGGCAAGGAGTCGATCGCGCACGTGGCGACGATCTCCGCGCAGGACGCCACCATCGGCGACCTGATCGCCGAGGCGATGGAGCGGGTCGGCCGCGACGGCGTCATCACCGTCGAGGAGGGCTCGGCGCTCACCACCGAGCTCAACGTGACCGAGGGCCTCCAGTTCGACAAGGGCTTCATCTCCCCCAACTTCGTCACCGACGCGGAGGGCCAGGAGGCGGTCCTGGAGGACCCGTACATCCTGATCACCACGCAGAAGATCTCGGCGATCGAGGAGCTGCTGCCGCTGCTGGAGAAGGTCCTCCAGAACAACCAGCCGCTGCTGATCGTCGCCGAGGACGTCGAGGGCCAGGCCCTGTCCACCCTCATGGTCAACGCGATCCGCAAGACCATCAAGGTCTGCGCGGTCAAGGCCCCGGGCTTCGGCGACCGCCGCAAGGCGATGCTCCAGGACATGGCGATCCTCACCGGCTCCGAGCTGGTCGCCCCGGAGCTGGGCTACAAGCTCGACCAGGTCGGCCTGGAGGTGCTCGGCACCGCCCGGCGGGTCGTGGTCGACAAGGAGACCACCACCGTCGTCGACGGCGGCGGCAAGGCCAACGAGGTCGCCGACCGGGTCGCCCAGATCCGCAAGGAGATCGAGGCCTCGGACTCCGACTGGGACCGGGAGAAGCTGGCCGAGCGGCTGGCGAAGCTCTCCGGCGGCGTCGCGGTCATCAAGGTGGGCGCGGCGACCGAGGTCGAGATGAAGGAGCGCAAGCACCGCATCGAGGACGCCATCGCCGCGACGAAGGCCGCCGTCGAGGAGGGCACGGTCCCGGGCGGCGGCGCCGCCCTGGCGCAGATCCTGTCGGTGCTCGACGACGACCTCGGCTTCACCGGTGACGAGAAGACCGGCGTCTCGATCGTGCGCAAGTCGCTCGTCGAGCCGCTGCGCTGGATCGCCCAGAACGCCGGCCACGACGGCTACGTGGTGGTGCAGAAGGTCGCCGGCAGCCAGTGGGGCCACGGCCTCGACGCGGCCGTCGGCGACTACGTCGACCTGGTCAAGTCCGGCATCATCGACCCGGTGAAGGTGACCCGCAACGCCGTCACCAACGCCGCCTCGATCGCCGGCCTGCTGCTCACCACCGAGAGCCTGGTGGTGGAGAAGCCGGAGAAGGCCGAGCCGGCCGCCGCCGGTGGCCACGGCCACTCGCACGGCCACGGCCACCAGCACGGCCCCGGTTTCTGA